One Arenicella xantha DNA segment encodes these proteins:
- a CDS encoding di-heme oxidoredictase family protein, translating into MSHHTRFIADRWTLALRVSLLCLISFNFTQTVSAQVGDLIWQDNFDTLNNDIWTVDVGDGCDQGLCGWGNAELQSYEAANVSITAITSGQPSPGQSSNHALQLQARHPNGGQITSGKVLSDRKLAVRYGMIEFRLQVPDLDTGYWPAVWMLGTSTLPWPNKGEIDMMEMGHRQAGRLEWYAFNDDPSDDSRVDAPPINHFTGANLIKYDAAACVPGNETCAASSAWQTDNAHVSATPLSNRFVIYRTYWTPDSIRFTVEDNGIEYDLYDTPQPVDADGPFREPFFLLMNLAIGGNFTDALNASQITAPDNGNMLVDYIRVYQYNGFGEVLVGDQTSPETGTFGVFTDTTPTTNKLEAGVSSSIFLWDPTSSDGATLPYEGDNVIAWSYDGANTWFGGGVQSNQARNLTNFADGELTFNIQIPADVSFRIGVTDTYSNENWVTFPALETKYGLTRDGSWGQVSIPMADLRGDLIAIQSLQYLFAISSDASNLPDGPFEYAIDNIFYTGGGSAPLDSDGDGVVDADDACPNTPTGATVDNNGCEVIIIAPETKRIQAQDYINYSDSTLGNIGGEARTDDVDIEITGDNSGAYNVGWTATGEWLEYNVQLGAGDYDLLARVATQQSSGPALSVSLNGSSIGAINVDYTGGWQTYETLDLGLVSISLAGSYTVRVDITGGGLNLNWLEFTLREQQAVDSDGDGILDSIDLCANTPNGVAVDASGCPISQSNPFGANKLNNTTLEFYVATSGWADVHYSKNGGAQQNHRMTQANDRNTFQVHNLVDNDQLTYWFTYLDPSSNQVVDTAAATYTHNTNNPIDTNIALQQPATASSALQSASLAFDGDLATRWESSHSVDPTWLSVDLGQTFNLSAVSIDWEAANAASYSVQGSLDGSNWTTLFSLSNGAFGARTDTRTVAGLARYVRMLGQTRSQGNDWGYSIFEMQVMGSPANSAADSDGDGVADSQDNCPNTPPTTQVDVIGCPIPTSTGDITPLFNANTALEPDTQYDRGDALVTRFSDRPRTRHAREDQYQSYDHYIKFYFEHRASNIEIIDYVAKGGDSIVMNVRTLWPLNDSEAENRWWYLGRNTVAEYHGGMGMEFVGFDGTYWNYTKSDNLNRQYNREIQLGDRLEFEISQFSRGDIPRGQANYYGTTYLYIVGKGVVPWYTENAGEFVQGAADFQEDSREIPESYWLGGNTTIHYQYTDEPNDHFMQMATNLGYLNGQKFLEGRRLIHSSFIDGTHDEDPENGVLSEVVNLVGSQAYINQRCSGCHERNGSAPVANNNELLDRWVFKVAGADGQPHPEFGRVLQPKQVNGGGEGDVSIAFWSELADGLRAPTYQFSNGAPQRFSARIAPRLVGLGLLEAIPETTILAQEDPNDIDGDGISGRANRIIDPANPQLTRLGRFGWKAATTSLHHQVSAALNTDMGVRTQLLPNLDCGAAQSGCNNNSPILAEQHVDKMVTYLTGLGVRPQRGWESGNEDQTIVNGKSLFTQSGCAGCHTPSLQTSEFHPLAEARDQVIHPYSDLLLHDMGDGLADNLGEGDASGREWRTTPLWGLGLAACVTGGVSNVTGLEGGEVCTPHHAYLHDGRARSIEEAILWHDGEARNAKLNYQGLSQSDKNAMLRFLESL; encoded by the coding sequence ATGAGCCACCACACAAGATTCATCGCAGACCGATGGACCCTCGCACTGCGGGTATCACTCTTATGTTTGATATCGTTTAATTTCACACAAACGGTCAGCGCTCAAGTTGGCGACTTAATCTGGCAAGACAATTTCGACACTCTCAACAACGACATATGGACCGTAGATGTTGGTGATGGTTGTGATCAAGGTTTATGCGGTTGGGGCAATGCCGAGTTACAGTCATACGAGGCTGCCAATGTCTCTATAACCGCCATTACATCTGGCCAACCATCGCCAGGGCAAAGCAGTAATCATGCATTACAGTTACAAGCACGCCATCCGAATGGAGGGCAAATCACCTCAGGCAAAGTACTCTCGGATCGCAAACTGGCAGTACGCTACGGAATGATCGAGTTCCGGCTGCAAGTACCGGATCTTGACACCGGCTATTGGCCAGCAGTATGGATGCTCGGCACATCGACTTTGCCTTGGCCAAACAAAGGTGAGATCGACATGATGGAAATGGGCCATCGGCAAGCGGGCCGCTTAGAGTGGTATGCATTTAACGACGACCCGAGCGACGATAGCCGCGTTGATGCACCGCCAATTAATCATTTCACTGGCGCCAACCTCATTAAATACGACGCAGCGGCCTGTGTGCCGGGAAACGAAACCTGTGCGGCTAGCTCCGCATGGCAGACAGACAACGCCCATGTGTCGGCTACCCCGCTGAGCAATCGCTTTGTGATCTATCGAACTTACTGGACCCCGGATTCAATTCGCTTCACAGTCGAAGATAACGGAATTGAGTACGATCTTTACGATACTCCACAACCTGTCGATGCCGACGGTCCATTTCGCGAGCCGTTTTTCTTATTGATGAATTTAGCGATTGGAGGCAACTTTACTGACGCCTTAAACGCCTCGCAAATCACTGCGCCGGACAACGGAAATATGCTCGTTGACTATATTCGAGTTTATCAATATAACGGTTTTGGCGAAGTATTAGTTGGCGACCAAACATCACCCGAAACCGGCACCTTTGGGGTATTTACCGACACTACGCCAACCACCAACAAGCTCGAAGCTGGGGTAAGCTCAAGCATCTTTCTATGGGATCCGACTAGCAGCGACGGAGCCACATTACCGTATGAGGGCGACAATGTAATCGCTTGGAGTTACGACGGCGCCAACACCTGGTTCGGCGGCGGCGTGCAATCCAATCAAGCACGTAATCTCACTAACTTCGCAGACGGCGAACTAACATTCAACATACAAATCCCCGCCGACGTTTCATTCCGCATTGGCGTTACCGACACGTATAGCAATGAGAACTGGGTAACATTTCCCGCACTCGAAACTAAGTATGGCCTGACCAGAGATGGTAGCTGGGGCCAAGTCTCGATTCCCATGGCAGATCTTCGTGGCGATCTAATTGCCATTCAATCATTACAGTACCTATTTGCGATTTCTAGTGATGCTAGCAATTTACCGGATGGTCCGTTTGAGTACGCGATCGACAATATTTTCTATACCGGCGGCGGTAGCGCACCACTAGATAGCGACGGCGACGGGGTAGTCGATGCCGACGACGCTTGCCCAAATACGCCAACGGGCGCAACGGTTGACAACAATGGCTGCGAAGTCATCATCATTGCTCCCGAGACTAAGCGCATTCAGGCTCAGGACTATATTAATTACTCTGACTCCACGCTCGGCAATATTGGCGGCGAAGCTCGTACTGACGATGTCGATATAGAAATCACGGGAGACAACAGCGGCGCCTATAATGTCGGCTGGACCGCGACCGGAGAATGGCTCGAATATAACGTTCAGCTTGGCGCCGGCGACTACGACTTATTAGCCCGGGTTGCAACCCAACAAAGCAGTGGACCGGCCTTGTCAGTCAGCCTCAACGGCAGCAGCATCGGTGCTATCAACGTCGACTATACCGGCGGATGGCAAACCTACGAAACCCTTGATCTCGGCCTAGTTTCTATTAGCTTAGCGGGTAGTTACACCGTGCGAGTTGACATTACCGGCGGCGGACTTAACCTGAATTGGCTCGAGTTCACGCTCCGTGAGCAACAAGCCGTCGACAGTGATGGCGATGGTATTTTAGATTCCATTGACCTCTGTGCTAATACGCCAAACGGCGTCGCCGTTGACGCCAGCGGCTGCCCAATTTCACAAAGCAATCCATTCGGAGCCAACAAACTCAACAACACCACCTTAGAATTCTATGTGGCGACATCCGGATGGGCCGACGTGCACTACAGCAAAAATGGCGGCGCGCAACAGAACCATCGTATGACTCAAGCTAATGATCGCAACACGTTCCAAGTTCATAACCTGGTGGACAACGATCAGTTGACGTACTGGTTTACCTACCTTGACCCAAGCAGTAATCAAGTCGTCGACACAGCCGCAGCAACATACACACACAACACCAACAATCCTATCGATACCAATATAGCCCTACAACAACCGGCTACGGCATCCAGTGCTCTGCAATCAGCGAGCTTAGCATTCGATGGCGACCTAGCTACCCGCTGGGAATCCAGCCATAGTGTTGACCCTACATGGCTATCGGTCGACCTCGGACAAACGTTTAATTTATCTGCCGTGAGCATTGATTGGGAAGCGGCTAACGCTGCCAGTTACAGCGTGCAAGGTTCGCTCGACGGCAGCAACTGGACTACCTTGTTTAGCCTCAGCAATGGAGCATTTGGTGCGCGCACAGATACGCGTACGGTTGCCGGCCTTGCTCGCTACGTAAGAATGCTTGGTCAAACGCGCAGCCAAGGTAACGATTGGGGCTATTCAATCTTCGAAATGCAGGTGATGGGAAGCCCAGCCAATTCGGCGGCAGACAGCGATGGCGATGGTGTTGCGGATTCACAAGACAACTGCCCCAACACACCGCCAACAACGCAAGTCGACGTTATCGGCTGCCCAATACCGACCTCGACCGGCGATATCACGCCCTTGTTTAACGCAAATACTGCACTCGAACCCGACACCCAATATGATCGCGGTGATGCGCTAGTAACGCGATTCTCTGATCGACCTCGCACACGTCACGCGCGTGAAGACCAATATCAATCCTACGATCATTACATCAAGTTTTACTTTGAGCACCGCGCTAGCAATATTGAAATTATCGATTACGTCGCCAAAGGCGGCGACAGCATCGTAATGAACGTACGCACGCTATGGCCGTTGAACGATAGCGAGGCTGAAAACCGTTGGTGGTATCTTGGTCGCAATACTGTGGCTGAGTACCACGGCGGCATGGGCATGGAATTTGTCGGTTTTGATGGAACTTACTGGAACTATACCAAGTCAGACAATCTCAATCGCCAATACAATCGCGAGATCCAGCTAGGCGATCGCCTCGAATTTGAGATCAGCCAATTCAGCCGAGGTGATATCCCGCGTGGCCAAGCCAACTACTATGGCACCACTTATCTCTACATCGTCGGCAAAGGCGTCGTGCCATGGTATACCGAAAATGCTGGCGAGTTTGTGCAAGGCGCAGCCGACTTTCAGGAAGACAGTCGCGAAATACCAGAGTCGTATTGGCTCGGCGGCAACACCACTATTCACTATCAGTACACCGATGAGCCTAACGACCATTTTATGCAAATGGCGACTAATCTAGGCTATTTAAATGGACAAAAATTTCTTGAAGGTCGACGTCTAATACATTCATCCTTTATCGACGGCACGCATGACGAAGACCCCGAGAACGGCGTGCTAAGCGAGGTTGTCAATCTAGTCGGATCACAAGCTTATATCAATCAACGTTGCTCTGGATGCCACGAACGCAATGGTAGCGCACCAGTAGCCAATAATAACGAGCTATTAGACCGCTGGGTTTTTAAGGTAGCTGGCGCCGATGGCCAGCCACACCCAGAGTTTGGTCGCGTGCTGCAACCCAAGCAAGTCAATGGTGGCGGTGAGGGCGATGTATCGATTGCCTTTTGGAGTGAGTTGGCCGACGGCTTGCGCGCACCGACCTACCAATTTAGTAATGGCGCACCGCAGCGATTTTCTGCCCGAATCGCACCGCGATTAGTTGGCCTAGGCTTATTAGAAGCGATTCCAGAAACGACTATTTTGGCACAAGAAGATCCTAACGACATTGATGGTGATGGAATTTCCGGGCGCGCCAACCGGATTATCGACCCGGCAAACCCTCAACTCACTCGACTCGGACGGTTTGGCTGGAAAGCCGCCACCACTAGTTTGCATCACCAAGTCTCGGCTGCATTAAATACTGATATGGGAGTCCGTACGCAACTGCTTCCGAACTTGGACTGTGGCGCAGCGCAAAGCGGCTGTAACAACAATAGTCCTATATTAGCGGAGCAACACGTCGACAAAATGGTAACTTACTTAACCGGCTTAGGCGTACGTCCACAACGTGGTTGGGAAAGCGGCAACGAAGACCAAACTATCGTTAACGGCAAATCACTATTTACCCAATCCGGCTGCGCTGGCTGTCATACGCCAAGCCTGCAAACTAGCGAGTTTCATCCGTTAGCGGAAGCCCGCGACCAAGTTATCCACCCGTATTCCGACCTGTTATTACACGACATGGGGGATGGTCTGGCTGACAACTTAGGCGAGGGCGATGCCAGTGGGCGTGAATGGCGAACTACTCCGTTGTGGGGTTTAGGTCTGGCCGCATGCGTCACTGGCGGCGTGAGCAATGTAACTGGCTTAGAAGGCGGGGAAGTCTGTACACCGCATCATGCGTATTTGCATGACGGCCGAGCTCGCTCGATTGAAGAGGCCATTCTATGGCACGATGGCGAGGCTAGGAACGCCAAACTAAACTACCAAGGCCTCTCTCAAAGCGATAAGAACGCAATGTTACGATTCCTTGAGTCTTTATAG
- a CDS encoding RICIN domain-containing protein: protein MNPTSKLKFASALLLTALLSACTVDDTGLIPPDIEGNVYNTNCRVVIDHRDPDTGAPRSTILLETQQVCSNGAPNIELLDDACATLVRINMENFEMMYPGYAGDPYFEVVDSTRVESETCQLSPWTDEGDGEVLSRTDMLVDTAADLSLLNDDTGQLLGKNSITNSLAVLVDSEIQVGAKFAKWRYADTTAQGEIDYDRFNCNAAGECDIVLRSITLQFADFTIVRPTVFARDVPVRDARLYSIKNYATRTDSAGRFTIGDVDAIVSSVIDGEKINLLNTQGLTIEGQFADNLHGQSHAALMLNLSIKDQNEQYSVSAKAKFQTHKFPTKLANGKDGSLCLTDGPKTIYREARVADCSYKKPHQVWSFELKGRYLRIRQPFTNMCLNVKSASENYDGGIVSIVNCSDHWDQLWAVDNDFNVINLHTQKCLDVGGNKNRNEDDLVTINACNSKISTQDWAVRRPS, encoded by the coding sequence ATGAATCCTACATCCAAATTAAAATTTGCATCGGCACTGTTATTAACAGCGTTATTGAGTGCGTGTACGGTAGACGATACTGGCTTAATACCCCCAGATATTGAAGGCAATGTCTACAATACGAATTGTCGCGTTGTTATTGACCATAGAGACCCAGATACCGGAGCTCCCCGGAGCACCATCTTGCTTGAGACTCAGCAAGTTTGCAGCAACGGCGCACCGAATATTGAGTTGCTTGATGACGCATGTGCGACCTTGGTGCGCATCAATATGGAAAACTTTGAAATGATGTACCCTGGCTATGCCGGTGATCCCTATTTCGAAGTGGTGGACTCGACCAGAGTGGAGTCTGAAACATGCCAGTTATCACCGTGGACTGACGAAGGTGATGGAGAAGTTCTTAGCAGAACCGATATGTTAGTGGATACAGCCGCAGATTTGAGTCTGCTAAACGATGATACAGGGCAGTTACTCGGTAAGAACTCGATCACCAATTCATTAGCGGTGTTGGTCGACTCTGAGATCCAAGTTGGTGCTAAATTTGCGAAATGGCGCTACGCCGATACCACGGCACAAGGCGAGATTGATTACGATCGTTTCAATTGTAACGCCGCTGGCGAATGCGACATAGTGTTGCGCAGTATCACATTGCAGTTTGCTGACTTTACTATTGTACGACCAACCGTGTTTGCACGTGATGTGCCGGTTCGTGATGCACGTCTTTACTCAATAAAGAACTATGCCACGCGTACAGACAGTGCCGGCCGGTTCACGATTGGCGATGTTGATGCGATTGTCAGTAGTGTAATTGATGGTGAAAAGATAAATTTATTGAATACTCAAGGACTTACCATTGAGGGTCAGTTTGCCGATAATTTACATGGACAAAGCCACGCAGCTTTAATGCTGAACTTAAGTATTAAAGACCAGAATGAGCAGTACTCGGTAAGTGCTAAAGCTAAGTTCCAGACGCATAAGTTTCCGACTAAGTTGGCAAATGGCAAAGATGGCAGCTTGTGTTTAACCGACGGGCCGAAAACAATCTATCGAGAAGCGCGTGTGGCCGACTGTAGTTACAAGAAGCCGCATCAAGTGTGGTCATTCGAGCTAAAGGGGCGGTATCTGCGAATTCGGCAGCCGTTCACCAACATGTGCTTGAATGTGAAAAGCGCGAGCGAGAATTACGACGGTGGCATAGTCAGTATTGTTAACTGCTCAGACCATTGGGATCAACTGTGGGCTGTCGACAACGACTTTAACGTGATCAATCTACACACGCAAAAATGCCTTGATGTTGGCGGTAACAAAAATCGCAATGAAGACGATCTAGTTACCATTAATGCTTGCAACAGCAAAATAAGTACTCAAGATTGGGCCGTGCGCCGGCCTAGTTAA
- a CDS encoding right-handed parallel beta-helix repeat-containing protein, whose protein sequence is MDTDNQCFSVARKWTVLQGLFLAGLFIASVLATSLSARAATIYVVALPGAPGCDLVDAVNSANSDSAVGGCVAGTDGLDTIIFSPFFSRYELTNMVFSHPIRGSSATPEIASEIRIIGLGEEPLEIVRSQSADWIRLFTVGFSGDLRLENLSLQNWRQSDGYDGGTIRVAGKLSMDNVEVTDSVATYGGGISVQTGEALIRNSLIRDSAAGDSGGGIAVASPARLTIFDSTISHNTAQFGGGVAMIQAPGTALSLFNTTLTENSARYGGGLELYTPFVEGASEGSSVIIRNSIISGNTADNQAEVRFIDPDDAELMDVSNNLLGASAHSYAEAVNSALFLVNDNQALTSDYGNTDLRSIIGPLQNNGGKTMTHALVANSPAIDAGLPFRVSIGFPFAIIYYHAGCRGTDSALALSLGDYRPDQRGVERPLGTECDIGAYEYMPPDDACYVVKASNNNVLTFCL, encoded by the coding sequence ATGGATACTGACAATCAATGTTTTAGCGTTGCACGTAAGTGGACCGTATTGCAGGGACTATTTCTTGCAGGACTATTTATAGCAAGTGTTCTGGCGACAAGCCTAAGTGCTCGGGCCGCGACGATTTATGTGGTCGCGTTACCCGGTGCGCCGGGTTGTGACCTAGTGGATGCGGTGAACTCAGCGAATTCAGATTCGGCCGTTGGCGGTTGTGTCGCAGGTACTGATGGGCTGGATACGATTATATTCTCGCCCTTTTTTAGCCGTTATGAACTGACTAACATGGTGTTTAGTCATCCAATTCGAGGTAGTTCGGCGACGCCTGAAATTGCGTCGGAAATTCGTATTATCGGCTTAGGCGAAGAGCCGTTGGAGATTGTACGTTCTCAAAGCGCTGATTGGATTCGTTTGTTTACCGTGGGATTTAGTGGCGATTTACGCTTAGAGAATCTATCGCTGCAGAATTGGCGGCAAAGCGATGGGTATGATGGTGGCACTATTCGTGTGGCTGGTAAACTGTCGATGGACAATGTAGAAGTCACCGACAGTGTCGCTACTTATGGCGGCGGCATTTCTGTCCAAACTGGTGAAGCGCTGATTCGTAATAGCCTAATACGCGACAGTGCCGCTGGGGACTCCGGAGGAGGCATTGCGGTTGCTTCGCCCGCTCGATTAACTATTTTCGATTCGACCATCTCTCACAATACGGCTCAATTTGGTGGTGGAGTTGCGATGATCCAAGCGCCAGGCACCGCGCTGTCCTTGTTTAATACGACGCTTACCGAAAATTCAGCTCGTTATGGTGGTGGACTCGAGTTGTATACGCCGTTTGTTGAAGGGGCAAGCGAAGGGAGTTCAGTTATTATTCGAAACAGCATTATCTCGGGCAATACTGCAGATAATCAAGCAGAAGTTAGGTTTATAGACCCTGATGACGCAGAGTTAATGGATGTGTCTAACAACCTATTGGGTGCCAGCGCGCATAGCTATGCTGAGGCGGTGAATAGCGCGTTGTTTCTTGTCAATGATAACCAAGCACTTACTAGTGACTATGGTAATACTGACCTCAGATCGATAATCGGGCCATTGCAGAATAATGGTGGGAAGACCATGACGCACGCGTTGGTTGCCAATAGTCCTGCGATTGATGCGGGCCTACCATTTAGAGTGAGCATTGGCTTCCCCTTCGCCATCATTTACTATCATGCAGGATGTCGTGGTACTGACAGTGCGTTGGCACTTAGTCTCGGTGACTATCGGCCGGATCAGCGTGGTGTTGAACGCCCCTTGGGGACTGAATGTGATATCGGCGCTTATGAATACATGCCACCGGATGATGCGTGCTACGTTGTCAAAGCAAGCAACAATAACGTCTTAACATTTTGCTTATAA